DNA from Streptomyces sp. Edi4:
GGCCACGGCGGCCGAGGCGTGAGCACACCGGGGGCGCGGCGCCCCCGGTGGCTCAGACGCCGTCCGGGTCCGCGCGGTCCAGGGCGGGCCGGGGCTTGGGACCGGTCTCGTTGAGGAGGAAGTCGGCGGCGGCGGTGTCGGTGACGAGGCTGGTGACCAGGCCCGAGCGCAGCACCGCGTCGATCGCTGCCGCCTTGCGCTGGCCCCCGGCGATGGCGACGACCTCGGGAATGCGGCGCAGCCGGTCGGCCTCGACGGTGATGCAGCGCTCCCCCAGGTCACGGCCGACCCGGCGGCCCTGGGCGTCGAAGAGGTGTGCGGACATCTCGGCGGCGACACCGAGCGAGGCGTAGTGCGCCCGCTCCTCGTCGCTGAGCATGTCGTGCACGGTGGAGATGCCGGGCTCCCAGGAGCCGATGGAGACCGCCGCGACCGTGACCTTGTCGAAGTACTCGAAGGCGCGGGCGATCCCGGTCTGGTTGCGCAGCGCGGCGGCGGTCGCCGGGTCGGGAAGCAGCATCGGGGCGTAGATGGGGTGGGCCTCGCCGCCGGAGACCTGGGCGGCCCTGCGCACCGCCTCGACGGAGCCGCGCTCGGCGGTGCCCGCGTCGTAGACCCCGGTCAGCTGGACCACCGTGCAGGGCGGAAGCCGGTCGAGGGCGGCGGCCATGTGGATGGTGGAGCGGCCCCAGGCCAGGCCCAGCACATCGCCCTCGCTGACCAGCTCACCGAGCAGATCGGCGGCGACCTCCCCCAGGTTCTCCGGGTCGGGCGAGGTCTCCTCGCCCTCGGCCGGGGACTCCACGACGACCGCGTGCCGCAGCCCGTACCGGGCGCGCAGGGCGTCGGAGCGCTCCGCGTCCAGTTCGGCCGGCACGCGGATCTCGATCCGTACGAGATCGCGTTCCAGGGCGGTCTCCAGGACCCGGGCCACCTTGAAGCGGCTCACGCCGAACTCCTCGGCGATCTGGATCTTGGACTTCCCCTCCAGGTAGAAGCGGCGGGCCATGGCCGCCGCCTGCACCAGCTCCGCGGGTCCCATCCGCAGGGCTGACCGACCCGCCGACATTGCAGACACCGCGATCTCCTCACTGCTGTTCACAACTGCTGTTCACGCACCGGACTCGCTGTTCATCCTGTCAGATGCGACGGTCCTTGATCAGCCCCGGAGGGTTCCGTTCATTCAGTGGCGGCTCAGTGTGCGCACGCCCAGGGCGCGGCCGCCGTCGTCCGTTCAGCCATGGAGCGCAGCGACCGCACCGCTTCGGCGGGGTCGTCGGCGCCGTAGACGGCCGATCCCGCGACGAAGACGTCGGCCCCGGCCTCGGCGCAGCGCTCGATCGTGGCGGCCGAGACGCCGCCGTCGACCTGGAGCCACAGTTCAAGTCCGTGTTTGACGATCAGCTCACGGGTCCGGCGGATCTTGGGCAGCATGATGTCGAGGAAGGCCTGGCCGCCGAAGCCGGGCTCGACCGTCATGATCAGCAGCATGTCGAGTTCGGGGAGCAGGTCCTCGTACGGCTCGATGGGCGTCGCGGGCTTCAGCGCCATCGAGGCGCGGGCCCCCTTGGCGCGGATCTCACGGGCCAGGCGTACGGGGGCGGCCGCGGCCTCCGCGTGGAAGGTGACCGAACCGGCACCGGCCTCCACGTACTGCGGGGCCCAGCGGTCGGGGTCCTCGATCATCAGGTGGCAGTCGAGCGGCGTGCTGGTGGCCCTGCTCAGGGATTCCACGATGGGCACCCCCAGCGTGAGGTTGGGCACGAAGTGGTTGTCCATCACGTCGACATGGAGCCAGTCGGCGCCTTCGACCGCCCGGGCCTCGTCGGCCAGCCTGGCGAAGTCCGCGGAGAGGATGCTGGGGTTGATCTGAGCCATGCCCCAAGCCTCCCATGCCCCGGGCGACTTGCCTGCCACGGTGCGGGCCCCAGCCGGTGCGGATCGGGGCGGGGGCGCGGATCGGGGCGGGCGGTTCGGATCGGGGCGGGCGGTTCGGATCGGGGCGGGGGGTTCGGATCGGGGCGGTGGGGGAGGGAAACGAGTCTCCCCTCCCCCACCGCCCCCACCGGCCGCGCGCGGCCCGGCTCAGGCCGTGCGCCTCAGCAGCGCCAGGTACATCGCGTCCGTGCCGTGCAGATGCGGCCACAGCTGGACGTCGGGGCCCTCGCCCAGGCCCGCGACCCCGGGCATCAGGGGGCGTACGTCGATCCACTCGGCCTCGACTGGCTCGGCGCCGCCGCGCCCCTTGAGGACGTCCTCGACGACGATCCGGGTCTCGGCCAGGTGCGGCGAGCAGGTGGCGTACCCGACGACGCCGCCGACGCGGACCGCCGAAAGGGCCTCGCGCAGCAGCCCGCGCTGGAGCGGGGCGAAGCCGTCCAGGTCCTCGGGGCGCCGGCGCCAGCGGGCTTCGGGGCGGCGGCGCAGGGCGCCGAGGCCCGAGCATGGGACGTCCATCAGGACCCGGTCGAAGGAACCGGGCAGCCACGGCGGGCGGGTGCCGTCGGCCGCGACGACCTGGTAGGGGCCCGGGTTGCCTGCGAGCGCGCGCTCGACCAGGCGGGCCCGGTGCGGCTGCTTCTCGGAGGCGAGCAGGGCCGCGCCGCGCCCGGCGGCGAGCGCCGCCAGCAGGGCGGCCTTGCCGCCGGGACCCGCGCAGCCGTCGAGCCAGAGCTCGTCGCGGCCCTCGATCGGCGCGGCCGCCAGGGCGGCGGCGACCAGCTGGCTGCCCTCGTCCTGGACGCCGGCCCGGCCCTCCCGTACGGCGTCGAGCGCCCCCGGCTCGCCGCCCTCTGCCATGCGCACCGCGTACGGCGACCAGCGGCCCGGCAGCGCGGCCTCCTCGCCGAGCGCGTCGAGGAGTTCGGCGGTGGTGGAGCGGCCCGGGCGGGCGACCAGGGTCACCTCGGGGCGCTCGTTGTCGGCCTCAAGCAGGTCCTCGATGCCGGCCCGGCCTCCGCCGAGCGCGTCCCACAGGGCCGAGACCACCCAGCGCGGGTGCGAGTGGACGACGGCGAGATGGTCCTCCGCGTCCTCCTCGTAGGACGGCGCGACCTTCTCGAGCCAGCCGTCGAGATCGTTCGCGGAGATCTTGCGCAGCACCGCGTTGACGAACTTGGCGCGGCCGTCGCCGAGGACCACCCGGGCCAGCTCCACGCTCGCGGAGACCGCGGCGTGCGTGGGGATCCGGGTGCCGAGCAACTGGTGCGCGCCGAGCGCGAGCACGTCGAGCACCGGCGGGTCGACCTCGCGCAGCGGCCGGTCCACGCAGGCCGCGATGATCGCGTCATAGGTGCCCTGGCGGCGCAGCGTCCCGTAGACCAGCTCCGTGGCGAGCGCCGCGTCCCGGCTGTCGAAGGTGTTGCCGTCCCCGCCCTCGCGCGCCTTGCGGAGCAGCGGGGGCAGGACCAGGTTGGCGTAGGCGTCGCGCTCGTCCACGGCGCGCAGCGCCTCGAACGCGAGGATGCGGACCGGGTCCTTCTTCGGCCGGCGGTAGGGCTTGCCGGCCTTGGCCGCCTTGGGCCGGGCGCTGCTACGTGGCGAATCGTTCACGTGAAAGGTGCTCCGCTGATCAGATGGGGCGAACCCCCTCAGCGTACGTCCGCCGCCCCCACGCGCTCACCCGGGGCGATGCGCACCCCCCGCGCCCAGTCGGCGCCGCGCATCGGCTTCTTGCCCTGCGGCTGGACCCAGAGCAGTTCCACGGCGTGCGAGCCGGTGCCGACGTACACGTTGTTCTTGGCGGCGGACAGTTCGCCGGGGGCGAGGTCGGTGCGATCGGTGACCAGGGCGGCCTGGATCAGCTTGAGGCGTTCGCCGCGGAAGACGGTCCAGGCGCCGGGCGCGGGGGTGCAGCCGCGCACCACGCGGTCCACGCGCAGCGCGGGCGCCGCCCAGTCGACGTGCGCCATCTCCACGGTGATCTTCGGGGCGAGCGAGATGCCCTCGGCGGGCTGGGGCACGGCCTTCAGAGAGCCGTCCTCGATGCCGTCCATGGTGGCGGCGAGCAGGCCCGCGCCCGCGAACGCGAGCCGGGTGAGCAGGTCGCCGCTGGTGTCGGTGGGCCGCACCTCCTCGGTGACCGTGCCGTACACCGGCCCCGAATCGAGCCCTTCCTCGATGAGGAAGGTGGCCGCGCCGGTGATCTCGTCACCGGCCATGACGGCGTGCTGCACGGGCGCCGCGCCGCGCCAGGCGGGCAGCAGCGAGAAGTGCAGGTTGACCCAGCCGTGCGCCGGGATGTCCAGGGCGACCCGGGGAAGGAGCGCGCCGTAGGCCACGACCGGGCAGCAGTCCGGCGCGATCTCCCGCAGCCGGGCCAGGAACTGCTCGTCCCGTGGCTTCGCGGGCTTGAGCACCTCGATGCCGGCCTCCTCGGCCCGCTCGGCGACCGGGCTCGCCACCAGACGCCGGCCGCGGCCGGCGGGAGCGTCGGGCCGGGTGACGACCGCGGCGACCTCGTGCCGGCCGGATGCGATCAGGGCGTCCAGGGCGGGGACGGCGACCTCGGGGGTGCCTGCGAAGACGAGCTTCACTGGGGGTTACCTCGCTTTGTCGAGAGCAGCGTCTCAGTCTATGGGCCGGTGGCGTGGGGGCGGACGCGCAGGTGCCGGCCCGGGCCCGGGTGGACGCGCGGGCGCCACGCGGGTGCCGGCCGGGGCGGCCGGCGGGCGGGGTCGTTCCGCCGGGCAGGGGCGCATGAGTACGCGTGCGCCCTGTGCATATGCCCATACGCCCCCGCAGCGTGACCACAACAGCGGGTAGCGCGTTGGTCAAGAGAGATTGACCCCGACCGGGCCGCATGTGCGGCCCGGCGACCGTTCAGCACCCGCTCCACGTCAACACGGCACAACTCCGCACTACTCGGTATCAGTACGTTCACGCCGTTTACACCATTTCCATCCTCCCTTTTCATCGCCGGTTCGAGAGGCTTGCTCATGGCCGACCACGCAACCCACGACGCCCAAGCGCGGGCCAGCCTGCACCTGTTGGTGCGGGACATCGAGCGGGTCCGCCGGCAGGTGGACGCACTGCGCACCCTCACCGCGCAGCTGGGCAACGTCTACCGCCCGCGCCGCTCCGGCCCCTCCACGGGCTTCGTCGTGTACGGGCGCGCCCCCGCGCCGACCGTACGGCTCGCCCAGGAGCTGCGGGACAGCGTCGAGACGCTGGTGACCGCCGCCGTCGACTTCGACCGCTCCCTCGGCTTCTCCTGGGACGCGGTGGGCTCCGCGCTCGGCGTCACCAAGCAGGCGGTGCACCGCCGTTACGGGTCCCGCCGGGCGACCGCCCCCGCGGCGGCCCAGGCCGAGGCGGAGCGCCCGGACGAGACCTCGGTGACCCGCACCCTGCCGCCGCTGCCCCCGATGTCCCCCATGCCCGCGGTCCCCGCCGCCCGTTCGATGCCGCCGCAGCCCACGGCGGGCAGCCAGGCCCTCCGCGAGGAGGTCCGCACCAGCGCGTTCCCCGGCCCCCGCAACGGCTGATCCGCTCCTTACCCCCTAGCCCCCTGCCTCCTACGCCCTGCGCCTTCCGCCCCTTCGTGCCCTCGCGTCCGTACGCGCCTTCGCGAGGGCACAGCCATGTGCGGTGGCCTGGCGGGGGCGCGGGGACTTGGCAGCGGTCGGCGGGGCCCGGACGGCGGCGACGGCCCGCTGGGGGCCGCTCGCTCAGCCTCAGCCGATGTCCGGCGGGTCGATCCTGATGCGGACCGGGTCGCCACCGCCCCGGGCGAGCCGGGCGGCCTGGGCGGCCTTGAGGGCGGCGGCCAGGGCCGCGCCGCTGCCCGGCGGCACCCGCAGCAGCACCCGCTCCCACTGCTCCCCCACCGGCGGATCGCCGGGCCTGCGCGGCCGGCCGGGGTCGGCGAGCGGAAGCGGGACCGGACCCAACACCTGCGCGTCGGGCGGCAGTTGGGCCGACCGCACGAACGCCTCGACCGCTTCGGGGCGGCCGATGGCCTCGGCCATCCGCGAGACCGGCGGGAACCCGAGCTCGGCCCGCTCGGCCAGTTCGCGCAGGGCGTGGCCCACCGGGTCCCAGCGGACCAGCGCCTGCACGGGGCGCAGCGTGGGCTCGGCCACCACGACCACCGTGCCGCCCTCGTCCTGTCCGCGCACAAGCGAGGCCGCCGTGATCCAGCGTCGCAGGGCGTCCTCGCCTGCCCTGAGGTCGGGCCGGCCCAGCATCGCCCAGCCGTCCAGGAGCAGCGCCGCCGCGTAGCCGCCCTCGGCGACCGGCTCGGCGCCGGGGGTGGACACCACGAGCGCGGGCTGTGCGGGCACCGCGTCCAGGACGTGGTCGCGCCCCGAGGTGCGCACCGGTACGGCGGGGAAGGCGCGGCCCAGCTCCTCGGCGGTGCGCCGGGCGCCGACGATCTGGGCCCGCAGCCGGGTCGCGCCGCACTCCGCGCAGTGCCAGTCGGCCTCCGCCGTGCCGCACCAGGCGCACCGCAGCGCGTGCTCGTCCGGCGCCTCCAGGGGGCCCGCGCAGCGGCCGCACCGGGCCTGCGTCCGGCAGCGGGCGCAGGCCAGCCGCGGCGCGTATCCCCTTCTCGGCACCTGCACGAGGACGGGCCCGCTCTTCAGGCCCTCCCTGACGGCCTGCCAGGCGAGGCTCGGCAGCCGGGCCGCGCGCGCCGCCTCGTCGCGGGCCAGTTCCCCGTCGCCGACAGTGCGCACGAGGGGGGCCGCCGCCCGCGCCACCGTGCGGTCGGCGGCCAGGGGCGCGGCCCATCCGCTCTGCACCAGCTGCGCGGCCTCGACCGTGCAGCTCGTACTGCCCAGCAGGAAGGCGCACTTGTCCTGGGTGGCCCGCAGTTCAAGGACCTCCCGTACGTGCGGGAAGGGGGCGTTGTCGTCGCTGTGGCTGGCGTCGCCGTCCTCCCAGACCACGACGAGGCCCAGCTTCTGGACGGGCGCGAACATCGCGGCCCGGGTGCCGACCACGGCCCGCACCGCGCCCCGGCTCACCGCGAGCCACTGCCGGTAGCGCCGCTCGGGGCCGGACTCGGCGGTGAGCAGCGCGTGCCGGCCCTCGCCGAGCAGCGCGGTCAGCGCCGCGTCCACACGGCTCGCGCTCCGGCCGTCCGGTACGACGACGAGTGCGCCTCGGCCCGATGCGAGCGTGGCGGCGACGGCCCGCGCGATCTCGTGCGCCCAGTGGGGCCCGGGCAGCGCCGTCCACACCGCGCGGGGCGCCGCTCCGCTCGCCAGCGCGCTCAGGAACGCGGGCCCCTGCTGGTACCGCTCCCAGGTCCCGGCCGCCGGCTCGGCGGGCGGCGGGGCAGGGTCGGGTGACGGTTTGGCCTCCGCTCGCGCGTTCCTCGGCGGCACGGCGAGCTGGAGCACGTCGGCGAGGCTGCCCGCGTACCGGTCGGCCACGGCCCGGGCCAGGGACAGGGTGCCCGGGCTGAGCACGCGCTCGGGCGAGACGACGCCGGCCAGCGCGGCCAGCGGGCCCGTGTAGTCCGTCTCGGCGCGCCGCTCGACGAGGAACCCGTCGATCAGACCACCGCCCTCGCGGCGCCCGCCCCGCACGTTGCGCGCCCCGGCCCCGAACCGCACCCGCACCCGCACGCCGGGCTGCGCGTCGGCGTCCAGCTCCTCGGGCACGGCGTAGTCGAAGAACTGATCGAGGTGCAGCACTCCCTTGTTCACCACGACCCGGGCGATGGGCAGCTCCTTGGCGAGCGCGGCCCCCCGCCAGGTGCGCGGCTTGGCCTTGGGCACCTTGGCCCTGCGCACCGTCTCCCGAATGAGCGCAAGCTGCTCCGGCCCCGCGCCCCCGCCCCGCCGTTCGTCCTCGCCGCTCACAGCCAAATTCCTACCAGACAGGACTGACAGCCCCATGCCCGCCGACCCCGCCGGGATCATTCCGCCCGAGGCCGGCGCCGGTCATGACCGCGCCCTGTTGCGGGGCACAAACGAAGGCCCCGGACCAGTTCGACGCTCGAACGGTCCGGGGCCCTGCTTCGGGTGCTGTGTACTACAGCCCCGCGGCCGTCCTCAGCGCCTCCACCCGGTCCGTGCGCTCCCACGTGAAGTCGGGGAGTTCGCGGCCGAAGTGGCCGTACGCGGCGGTCTGGGCGTAGATCGGGCGGAGCAGGTCGAGGTCGCGGATGATCGCGGCCGGGCGCAGGTCGAAGACCTGGGTGATGGCCGTCTCGATCTTCTCGTTCTCGATCGTGTTCGTGCCGAACGTCTCGATGAACAGGCCCACCGGCTCGGCCTTGCCGATCGCGTACGCGACCTGGACCTCGCAGCGCGCCGCGAGCCCCGCGGCCACGACGTTCTTGGCGACCCAGCGCATCGCGTAGGCGGCCGAGCGGTCCACCTTCGACGGGTCCTTGCCGGAGAAGGCGCCGCCGCCGTGGCGGGCCATGCCGCCGTACGTGTCGATGATGATCTTGCGGCCGGTCAGGCCGGCGTCGCCCATCGGGCCGCCGATCTCGAAGCGGCCGGTGGGGTTCACCAGGAGGCGGTAGGCGTCGGTGTCCAGCTTGATGCCGTCCTCGACGAGCTGCTTGAGGACGTGCTCGACGACGAACTCGCGGATGTCCGGAGCGAGCAGCGACTCCAGGTCGATGTCGCTGGCGTGCTGCGTGGAGACGACCACCGTGTCGAGGCGGACGGCCTTGTCGCCGTCGTACTCGATGGTGACCTGGGTCTTGCCGTCGGGGCGCAGGTAGGGGATGGTGCCGTTCTTGCGGACCTCGGTCAGGCGGCGCGAGAGCCGGTGCGCCACGTGGATCGGCAGCGGCATCAGCTCGGGCGTCTCGTCGCAGGCGTACCCGAACATCAGGCCCTGGTCGCCCGCGCCCTGCTTGTCCAGCTCGTCCTCGTCGCCCTCGACGCGCTTCTCGTACGCGGTGTCGACACCCTGGGCGATGTCAGGGGACTGGGCACCGATGGATACCGACACGCCGCAGGAGGCGCCGTCGAAGCCCTTCTTCGAGGAGTCG
Protein-coding regions in this window:
- the fmt gene encoding methionyl-tRNA formyltransferase, which gives rise to MKLVFAGTPEVAVPALDALIASGRHEVAAVVTRPDAPAGRGRRLVASPVAERAEEAGIEVLKPAKPRDEQFLARLREIAPDCCPVVAYGALLPRVALDIPAHGWVNLHFSLLPAWRGAAPVQHAVMAGDEITGAATFLIEEGLDSGPVYGTVTEEVRPTDTSGDLLTRLAFAGAGLLAATMDGIEDGSLKAVPQPAEGISLAPKITVEMAHVDWAAPALRVDRVVRGCTPAPGAWTVFRGERLKLIQAALVTDRTDLAPGELSAAKNNVYVGTGSHAVELLWVQPQGKKPMRGADWARGVRIAPGERVGAADVR
- a CDS encoding transcription antitermination factor NusB, giving the protein MNDSPRSSARPKAAKAGKPYRRPKKDPVRILAFEALRAVDERDAYANLVLPPLLRKAREGGDGNTFDSRDAALATELVYGTLRRQGTYDAIIAACVDRPLREVDPPVLDVLALGAHQLLGTRIPTHAAVSASVELARVVLGDGRAKFVNAVLRKISANDLDGWLEKVAPSYEEDAEDHLAVVHSHPRWVVSALWDALGGGRAGIEDLLEADNERPEVTLVARPGRSTTAELLDALGEEAALPGRWSPYAVRMAEGGEPGALDAVREGRAGVQDEGSQLVAAALAAAPIEGRDELWLDGCAGPGGKAALLAALAAGRGAALLASEKQPHRARLVERALAGNPGPYQVVAADGTRPPWLPGSFDRVLMDVPCSGLGALRRRPEARWRRRPEDLDGFAPLQRGLLREALSAVRVGGVVGYATCSPHLAETRIVVEDVLKGRGGAEPVEAEWIDVRPLMPGVAGLGEGPDVQLWPHLHGTDAMYLALLRRTA
- a CDS encoding primosomal protein N'; this translates as MSGEDERRGGGAGPEQLALIRETVRRAKVPKAKPRTWRGAALAKELPIARVVVNKGVLHLDQFFDYAVPEELDADAQPGVRVRVRFGAGARNVRGGRREGGGLIDGFLVERRAETDYTGPLAALAGVVSPERVLSPGTLSLARAVADRYAGSLADVLQLAVPPRNARAEAKPSPDPAPPPAEPAAGTWERYQQGPAFLSALASGAAPRAVWTALPGPHWAHEIARAVAATLASGRGALVVVPDGRSASRVDAALTALLGEGRHALLTAESGPERRYRQWLAVSRGAVRAVVGTRAAMFAPVQKLGLVVVWEDGDASHSDDNAPFPHVREVLELRATQDKCAFLLGSTSCTVEAAQLVQSGWAAPLAADRTVARAAAPLVRTVGDGELARDEAARAARLPSLAWQAVREGLKSGPVLVQVPRRGYAPRLACARCRTQARCGRCAGPLEAPDEHALRCAWCGTAEADWHCAECGATRLRAQIVGARRTAEELGRAFPAVPVRTSGRDHVLDAVPAQPALVVSTPGAEPVAEGGYAAALLLDGWAMLGRPDLRAGEDALRRWITAASLVRGQDEGGTVVVVAEPTLRPVQALVRWDPVGHALRELAERAELGFPPVSRMAEAIGRPEAVEAFVRSAQLPPDAQVLGPVPLPLADPGRPRRPGDPPVGEQWERVLLRVPPGSGAALAAALKAAQAARLARGGGDPVRIRIDPPDIG
- a CDS encoding sugar-binding domain-containing protein, which encodes MNSSEEIAVSAMSAGRSALRMGPAELVQAAAMARRFYLEGKSKIQIAEEFGVSRFKVARVLETALERDLVRIEIRVPAELDAERSDALRARYGLRHAVVVESPAEGEETSPDPENLGEVAADLLGELVSEGDVLGLAWGRSTIHMAAALDRLPPCTVVQLTGVYDAGTAERGSVEAVRRAAQVSGGEAHPIYAPMLLPDPATAAALRNQTGIARAFEYFDKVTVAAVSIGSWEPGISTVHDMLSDEERAHYASLGVAAEMSAHLFDAQGRRVGRDLGERCITVEADRLRRIPEVVAIAGGQRKAAAIDAVLRSGLVTSLVTDTAAADFLLNETGPKPRPALDRADPDGV
- the rpe gene encoding ribulose-phosphate 3-epimerase; the protein is MAQINPSILSADFARLADEARAVEGADWLHVDVMDNHFVPNLTLGVPIVESLSRATSTPLDCHLMIEDPDRWAPQYVEAGAGSVTFHAEAAAAPVRLAREIRAKGARASMALKPATPIEPYEDLLPELDMLLIMTVEPGFGGQAFLDIMLPKIRRTRELIVKHGLELWLQVDGGVSAATIERCAEAGADVFVAGSAVYGADDPAEAVRSLRSMAERTTAAAPWACAH
- the metK gene encoding methionine adenosyltransferase, whose amino-acid sequence is MSRRLFTSESVTEGHPDKIADQISDTILDALLREDPASRVAVETLITTGQVHVAGEVTTKAYAPIAQLVRDKILEIGYDSSKKGFDGASCGVSVSIGAQSPDIAQGVDTAYEKRVEGDEDELDKQGAGDQGLMFGYACDETPELMPLPIHVAHRLSRRLTEVRKNGTIPYLRPDGKTQVTIEYDGDKAVRLDTVVVSTQHASDIDLESLLAPDIREFVVEHVLKQLVEDGIKLDTDAYRLLVNPTGRFEIGGPMGDAGLTGRKIIIDTYGGMARHGGGAFSGKDPSKVDRSAAYAMRWVAKNVVAAGLAARCEVQVAYAIGKAEPVGLFIETFGTNTIENEKIETAITQVFDLRPAAIIRDLDLLRPIYAQTAAYGHFGRELPDFTWERTDRVEALRTAAGL